A DNA window from Pseudorasbora parva isolate DD20220531a chromosome 5, ASM2467924v1, whole genome shotgun sequence contains the following coding sequences:
- the LOC137075831 gene encoding gastrula zinc finger protein XlCGF57.1-like, with translation MDHMRIHTGEIAYPCLQCGKSFSQKGHFQDHMRIHTGEKPYTCPQCGKSFNRNGNLNAHLRVHTGEKPYTCHQCGKSFIHLGSLNKHLKVHTGEKPYTCPQCGKSFIQKGHFQDHIKIHTGETPFTCQKCGKGFNRKGHLEYHTRIHTGEKPFTCQQCGISFTLKENFKRHIRTHTGETSYTCRRCGKRFEQRGNFKVHMKIHSGEKPYTCPQCGKSFSQKGHLKDHIRVHTGEKPFICDLCGESFRYKETFKHHMSKRFCHQSGMSFR, from the coding sequence ATGgaccacatgagaattcacactggagagataGCCTACCCATGCcttcagtgtggaaagagtttcagtcaAAAAGGACACTTTCAAgaccacatgagaattcacactggagagaaaccctACACCTGCCCTcaatgtggaaagagtttcaaccGAAATGGAAACCTCAATGCTCATTtaagagttcacactggagagaaaccttatACCTGCCAtcagtgtggaaaaagtttcatCCATCTAGGATCTCTTAATAAGCACTTGaaagttcacactggagagaaaccctacacatgccctcagtgtggaaagagtttcattcAGAAAGGACACTTTCAAGATCACATAAAAATTCACACTGGGGAGACGCCTTTCACCTGCCAAAAGTGTGGAAAAGGTTTCAACCGTAAAGGACATCTTGAATATCACacgagaattcacactggagagaaacctttcacctgccaacagtgtggaataAGTTTCACTCTTAAAGAAAACTTTAAAAGGCACATAAGAACTCACACCGGAGAGACATCTTATACCTGCCGACGGTGTGGAAAGAGATTTGAACAACGTGGAAACTTTAAAGTCCACATGAAAATTCATTCTGGAGAGAAACCCTACAcatgccctcagtgtggaaagagtttcagtcaAAAAGGACACTTGAAAGACCACataagagttcacactggagagaagccgttcattTGTGATCTCTGTGGTGAGAGTTTCCGCTATAAAGAAACCTTTAAGCACCACATGAGCAAACGGTTTTGTCATCAGTCTGGAATGAGTTTCAGATAG